The bacterium DNA segment CATACCACAAGGCGTCCCTAATGCTCAAATCATAGCCGAATGCAAAAAATGCCACGGCACACACGATATGAGTACGCACCTTTTAACCTCCTGCAAAGAATGCCATGAGGAAACAGTAGGTCAGTTTGTCAAATCCGATCATGGCAAGGCATTGAAGGGAAAAGTCAGCGCGGCGCCAAACTGCATATCTTGTCACCGTAAAGAGATCATTCAACCGGTAGCAGGCGCTAATGGGGCTGGACCAAAGATTGCTCAGGAAAAGGCCTGCCTATCCTGCCATCTTGATAACCCAAAGGTCAACGCTCGTGTCCAAACAGGTGCGGGATTTATTGGTTCCTATGAGAAAAGCGTTCATGGAGCTGCTCTGCTTCGAGGTAATGAGAAAGCGGCCAATTGTGTCGACTGTCACGGCAGTCATGATATTGAAAATGGCCTAAGCTCGACTTCATCAGTGAGTAAAGCGAAGGTTCCTGAGACTTGCGGAAAGTGCCATGCCGAACAAGCAGCACAATATCGAGAAAGCATTCACGGCATTGCAGCTAGTAAAGGAAACCCCGATTCGCCCGTTTGTACGAATTGTCACGGTGAACATAGCATTCTCCCTCCCAGCGATCCCCGTTCTCCTGTGGCTCCGGCAAACGTTGCTCAAGTATGTTCAAGCTGTCACAGCTCTGTGAGACTTTCACAGCGATATGGCTTCCCTTCAGACCGATTTAAAACATTCAACGATAGTTTCCACGGGTTGGCAATGCGAGGCGGAAATATCAAAGTTGCCAACTGCGCAAGCTGTCATGGTGTCCACAACATTAAGCCTTCGAGCGATCCAACCTCCACTGTGAACAAAGTCAATTTAGCTAAAACTTGCGGTAAATGTCATCCCGGCGCTAACGAACAGTTTACAATGGGGGCAGTGCACCTCACTCTTACGCCGCGACAGCAACCGATTCTTTATTGGATTGGCATCGCATATATTCTCCTCATCACAGCAACAATCGGCGGTATGCTGGTTCACAATGTGCTTGATTTCCGAAGAAAATCACACCGGACATTCCAAATTCGAACAGGTGAAATCGAGGAAAAACTATCAGGCCGCGGCATTTTCCTTCGAATGACGGTGAACGAGCGTATCCAACATTTACTACTAACGATAAGTTTTATCGTACTTGCTGGAACCGGCTTTATGCTTCGTTACCCCGACGCCTGGTGGATTACCCACCTTCGAAGTGTCTACGATCAAGTCTTCGAACTGAGAAGCTTTATCCATCGCGGTGCAGCAATTACCCTCGTTGTCACAGCTTTATATCACCTCTTTTATATTGCCTTTACAAAGCGGGGCAGACAATTCATAAAGGATATGTTCCCACGTATTAAGGACGCTTGGGATGTTATTGGGATGTTCAAACTTAACTTGGGCCTTTCCAAAGATAAACCTCAACTGGATCGCTTTAGCTATGTTGAAAAGAGTGAATACTGGGCGCTGATCTGGGGCACAGTAGTGATGACAATCACCGGCATCCTGATGATGTATGAAAACGTGTTCATCAGACTCTTTACAAAACAGGGTTACGATATCGCCAGAACCTTCCATTTCTACGAAGCATGGCTAGCGGTGTTAGCTATACTGGTTTGGCACTTGTACTTCGTTATATTTAACCCTGATGTCTATCCGATGAACTTCGCATGGATCACTGGCAACCTGACAGAGGAAGAAATGGAAGAAGAACATCCTCTTGAATTAGAGCGCATCCGTGAAGAACAAACTAAGAATTCAGACAAGACTGAAGGTTCAAGCTAGAACAAGAAAATTAGACAATTCAATATTCATATTTTCACTAACGTTAATTTAGTAGAAAGAGGCGAATGGTATGTCTGAAAAAAGAAGATTTCCAGAGTCGTTCTACAACATGACGACGGTCGTAAGTGTTGTTCTTGCGCTAATATTTTTTAGCTTGATCGTTTTCCTGTTCTTAATCGACCTTTTTGCACACCAAGGAAGCCCCTATATGGGGATAATTGCCCTTATCATCCTTCCTGGGTTTTTGGTCCTATGCTTATTAATAGCAATTGTCGGGATATTGCGCGCACGATGGCGTATTAAAAAGGGAACGGGACAGGGACCACTTCATTTCGCGCTAGATTTGCATAATAAAAAGCATCGCAGCGCCTTTATCCTCGTAACGATAAGCGGTGTTCTTTTTATTATGGCTTCTTCATTCGGAAGCTATTTCGCCTATGACTACACTGAATCGGTTTCATTCTGCGGGCGCGTCTGCCATAAAGTGATGGCGCCGGAATACGAAACCTACAAGCTGTCTCCACACGCGCGTGTAGCTTGCGTTCAGTGCCATATCGGACCAGGCGCAACCTGGTTTGTTCGCTCAAAACTTTCAGGCTCCTATCAGGTTTATTCTGCGATCTTCAATAAGTATTCAAAGCCGATCGCCACTCCCGTTCACGACCTGCGTCCTGCTCAGGAAACTTGCGAACAATGCCACTGGCCCAAGATGTTCTACAGCCAAAAGCTTCAAACAGGAGCCTACTTCTTAGCTTCCGATCCGGCGAATCCGCGTACGGATATTACATTGGCCGTTAAAATCGGAGGCGGAAATCCAGGCACCCAACCTTCAGAAGGTATTCACTGGCATATGTATCTTAATAATGAGATCACTTATATCTCCACTGATAAGCAGCGGCTTCAGATTCCCTGGGTGCAGTCAAAAGGGGCTGATGGCACTATCACTGTTTACCAAAGCACAGAGACTCCATTAACTAACGAGCAGGTCGCTAAAGGGACTAAGCGTAAGATCGACTGCATCGATTGTCATAATCGGCCATCTCACATCTTCAGACCGCCAGATCAATGTGTGAACAAAGCAATGGGTCATGGTGAGATTTCACCTGAGTTACCCGGCATCAAACAGTCCGCGTTGGATGCATTGAACACAGAATATAAGACAACTAACCAGGCGATGGCGCAAATTGCTAAGTCTATTAACGATAATTATCAAGCCAATTATCCTGACGTCCTGTCGACCAAAGGGCCGCTGCTTCAAGCGGCAATTGAGGCTGTGAGGAAAATTTACCGTGAGAACTACTTCCCAGAAATGAAGGCGAATTGGTCCGCACATCCGAATAATCTGGGGCATCTTTACTCACCAGGATGCTTCCGCTGTCACGATGGGAAGCACGTCAGCCCAACAGGAAAGGTAATTACAAATAACTGCAATACCTGTCATACGATTCTGGCTCAGCAGGTTCAGGGTCAGAAACAAAGAGTATCGATAAAAGGTCTCGAATTCGAGCATCCAATGGATATCGGTGATGCTTGGAAGACCACCAACTGCAGCGAAAGCGGTTGCCACGGACTATAGTTCATTCATTCAAAAGGGGCAAGGCTCATGCCTTGCCCCTTTTGCTGTCTTATGCTGAGCCATGACTGCCTATTCGCCGCAGCCCTTCATATCTTCCCTTCACCACCAACTCCCTGATGTCGGACAGAGAGCGTCTGCGGGTTACTGTAACCGTATAGCATCCACATCCAGACTGTCTAACTGATCAATAGCCATGCCAAGACGGTAGTGGATGCAAGCCCAGTCGTAATACACATCAAGCTTCTCAAACGATGCAATAGAGCTCATCTCTTATAATAGTGAGAGGAATAACCGTGGATGAGATGCTGAGAACTATAAGACCAATAAATAAGGGCAAGGCTAATGCCTTGCCCTTATTGTTAGCCATCCTTGGCGTTGAAGATTACTCTCCGCCACCCTTCTTAGCTTCCTTCACCATCTGCGCTCTGATGTCAGCCAGAGAACGTCCACGTGTGACTGGAATGGTCACCGACGCTACCCTCAAACTATCCAATTGAGCATTGGCAACGTCGATAAGGTAACGAGCATAGCCTGCATTATGCACGCCGAAACTTGCATCTCGAACGACGTAATAGTAGTTGTTACGAGCCCGCTTGATTGCGAGCGGAATATTCGTGTTGGACTGGTCTGCCGGTCCGCCAAATTCAGCAGAACTATACTGCCAGTGCAGACGATTTCCATCGATTGATATACCCCAGTTATCTAAACGCTGCCTAAGTGCAAGCAGTTTGGTTGTGATATCGTCCTGGGTAACTGAACGCCGATTCGTGGCATCAGTTGGAGTATGGCATGGTGCACAAGCTTCCATGTTTGCCACAAAGCTATGCTGACCAGGACCATCGATCATGTGGCAGTGAATGCACTGATCTTCCGCTTCGGCATGTGCAGTGAAACGCACAATTGGACCACCACTCGCCTCCCATGCACTATCCTTCAGACCAATAAGCATATTAAACTGGGGACTATCATGCATACCCGGTCGCGATGTGCTTGAGGTCAGTTTCGCATCTCTGCCATCTGCACCGCGGCCGTTATGGCACTGAGCACAGATATGGTTAAACGAGGTGTATTGGTCGACACTCGCGCCAGGTCCAATCAGAGCCAACTGTGCCGTATCGTCAGGAGCAACGAAAGGCGCGCGACGAATTTGAAGGTCCTTGCCCTCTTCATCGACCATATAGCCTGTTGGATCATGAGGATCATGGCAGGCTGAACAAGTGGCAGAAGTTGCCAGTTGTTGTGGGTCACCCGCAGCTAATTCATCTTTGGCTCTTTGAGCGAAAAGCGCCAACTGACCCGCGAATACCGTACCAATAAGGCCTCGATCTACAATCTCCACCTTGAATTCCGAATTATGACAACGCATGCATGTGCTCGATCCGCCTGCGCCTGCATCCGCTACCATTTCACGATGCTTTGATTGCACCCACTCATCATGCTGTACTAAGCTTCGTCCCGCAGCCCCCGAATGGCACTGTTCACAGACAATCGCCGAAGTGATATTTGGGAAGATGAGTATATTGGACTTAATGACGTCCTCTGTTTCATGTGCC contains these protein-coding regions:
- a CDS encoding cytochrome b/b6 domain-containing protein, which produces MLFPLGKGFFGGAGILGEGKRRAFLVLGLLAFLCLFYVSFAQTKEECLGCHEGAEQTRSKTGTTVKPVDPKLLNNSPHGKLECVACHLGFDPNNVPHKAKMEPVNCLNCHKKAPIQHIYHNDFIPQGVPNAQIIAECKKCHGTHDMSTHLLTSCKECHEETVGQFVKSDHGKALKGKVSAAPNCISCHRKEIIQPVAGANGAGPKIAQEKACLSCHLDNPKVNARVQTGAGFIGSYEKSVHGAALLRGNEKAANCVDCHGSHDIENGLSSTSSVSKAKVPETCGKCHAEQAAQYRESIHGIAASKGNPDSPVCTNCHGEHSILPPSDPRSPVAPANVAQVCSSCHSSVRLSQRYGFPSDRFKTFNDSFHGLAMRGGNIKVANCASCHGVHNIKPSSDPTSTVNKVNLAKTCGKCHPGANEQFTMGAVHLTLTPRQQPILYWIGIAYILLITATIGGMLVHNVLDFRRKSHRTFQIRTGEIEEKLSGRGIFLRMTVNERIQHLLLTISFIVLAGTGFMLRYPDAWWITHLRSVYDQVFELRSFIHRGAAITLVVTALYHLFYIAFTKRGRQFIKDMFPRIKDAWDVIGMFKLNLGLSKDKPQLDRFSYVEKSEYWALIWGTVVMTITGILMMYENVFIRLFTKQGYDIARTFHFYEAWLAVLAILVWHLYFVIFNPDVYPMNFAWITGNLTEEEMEEEHPLELERIREEQTKNSDKTEGSS
- a CDS encoding NapC/NirT family cytochrome c — translated: MSEKRRFPESFYNMTTVVSVVLALIFFSLIVFLFLIDLFAHQGSPYMGIIALIILPGFLVLCLLIAIVGILRARWRIKKGTGQGPLHFALDLHNKKHRSAFILVTISGVLFIMASSFGSYFAYDYTESVSFCGRVCHKVMAPEYETYKLSPHARVACVQCHIGPGATWFVRSKLSGSYQVYSAIFNKYSKPIATPVHDLRPAQETCEQCHWPKMFYSQKLQTGAYFLASDPANPRTDITLAVKIGGGNPGTQPSEGIHWHMYLNNEITYISTDKQRLQIPWVQSKGADGTITVYQSTETPLTNEQVAKGTKRKIDCIDCHNRPSHIFRPPDQCVNKAMGHGEISPELPGIKQSALDALNTEYKTTNQAMAQIAKSINDNYQANYPDVLSTKGPLLQAAIEAVRKIYRENYFPEMKANWSAHPNNLGHLYSPGCFRCHDGKHVSPTGKVITNNCNTCHTILAQQVQGQKQRVSIKGLEFEHPMDIGDAWKTTNCSESGCHGL